The genomic region CTCACATCCATCAATtaactgaaaaaacaaagacattgcAGTCGCTTTTATGTTAACTGATTTAGGAAAGAACAACAATTGAAACGAAGgataaacatgaattaataaatgctttaaaagaaCTGTCAGTCATTGCTTTGCGTGCCACTGAGTAGCTGTCATAAGCATTGCCTGTGTCGATGTGACACAACAAAAACCAAAGAACAATACCCCTGGAATTAAAACCATTGGACtaacatgaaacaaaaaatatttacatgtcCATATATGGCATGATTATAATTGTAAGTAATTCAATAATGAACTTTTCAGTAAGGCGTTATTGTGGATGCAACAGGAGAGGGTCCTTCACACGGAAACCAGCGCTAATGACCGATGTTTGTTTTGCTACAATTAGCAGGTAAATCTTTCTCTGTCACTTAgatatttacagtaaaataacaacacttaaacatatatttataatgtttacaATCTTACATTCACATTACAATGCTTGAACATGCACTAACTGTCAGTTAAAAGCTGTCAAAACGTTTGTTTACATCGTGCGTTCAAGTGGCTAACGGTGCTAGCTTTGATAATGCTAACtctgtttttgttatgtttatagTATTTTGTGTACACATGTATAACGTtacaatagtttaaaaatacGACAAAATAAAATGCGCCATTTATGACTTAACTTAAACGAAATTGTTTTCCATGTTATGGAAATTAAAGAGAGATAACGTTGTCGTGCTAACCAAGGAAGCTATGCTAAGCTATGTGGCTAACGAACGGCGTCAGTTTGTGTCAGATGTTGGAGAATTATATTGTAGGTTCCTTTTTacttaatgttcattttaaagagtTTCTTGGATTATTGTTCCGATTTTTTTCTGATCAGGTTTTATTCTAAGAAGTATTCAGGTCATATTCTAAAGTTAATGCACTTATGCAACACTGTAAAAGTACAACACTACAAGTGAAAGTCTTTCATTCAAAGGGTGAATTAGAAACTTGTACTTAAAGAACTATGGGTGCTTTAAAAAGtccactgtctgtgttttttcctATTATGCATGTGATATCTGGATATATCTGCTGTAGTCATGTGTATGTTGAATTTACTGTTGATTATGTTTACTTTTTCTACCTCCTTTATACAGATAAATATACTATGAATATTCCGGCTGATTCAACTGGCTTTTTAGAAACGTTATGTACCATGTAGCAATAAATATGTGAATTTacacaacatataaaacaacaatGGTGGTTTTCACAGAAGAGGAAGCTGATGAAACCTTGTGACCAAAACAGAAAGTGtgcaaaaaaagtacaatatgtaTCTATTatttgtagtggagtagaactTTATAGTTcgattaaataaaaacacataattaaagTACTTCAAATGTGTACGATTTTATGTCGTATAAATTCAACAAGGGGCTTGACAGTGACATTTCTGGCCACCACATCAATGTAGATTCGAAAACAGACGGTCAGAAGTGACCTCAAAATTCTTGAAATGCCATAAACAACCTTTCTCGTATTTTCTTTCCTCAGTATGCCTGCTGAACGCAAACGCTCAGTAAACATGGATGAAAAAGACGTTTGCACCTTCAGCAacaaggaaaaggagaaggaccGAGATGGTGAGAGGAGACCAGATGGTGAGAGGAGACCAACGTCCGCCCGGGACAAAGGGAAAGACGAGGCCAAAATGAGTGGCAAAAAAGACAGCAgcaaggaggagaagaggaagcgCATcgaggaggaaaagaagaagaaggaagaaaaggatcgaaaaaagaaagaggaggaaaaactgaaagcggaggaggagcagaagaagaaagaggaagaggagaagaaacaacaggaggagcaggagaagcaACTCCAAGAGGAGGAGGCcaggaaacaaagagaggaggaggcagctCTCCTGAAGTGAGTGACTATGAGTTGTTATGATATTCTGTATTGCCCATTTGAGACAATTTCAACCCTTCCCAAATCTGTCTAAAATGTCcatgaatatgttttttaaattttattaaaatgtacctttctttgtttcttgAAAGATATGTCAACTTGAAGTTAAGCTTTTAATCGGTCCATTGTAAAACGTCTCTTTGACTgatgttttaatcatttatctTTCTCCATTTTCTTCGTTTCTGcagggaaaaggaggagggcCATCAGCTGCACCAGGAGGCCTGGGAGCGCCATCACTGCAGGAAGGAACTCCGCAGCAAGAACCAGAATGCCCAGGAGGGCCGACCCGAAGAGGCCTTCTTCAGCCGTCTGGACTCGAGCCTGAAGAAGAACACAGCCTTCGTGAAGAAGCTGCGAACTCTTACCGAACAGCAGCGAGACTCGCTCTCCAACGACTTCGGCTCCCTGAACCTCAGCAAGTACATCGGCGAGGCGGTGAGCTCTGTGGTGGAGGCCAAGCTGAAGATCTCTGACGTCGGCTGCTCCGTccacctctgctctctcttcCACCAGCGCTACGCCGAGTTCGCCCCGCTGCTCTTACAGGCCTGGAAGAAGCACTTTGAGGcgaggaaggaggagaaggcaCCCAACGTGAGCAAACTGCGCACGGACCTACGCTTCATCGCCGAGCTCACCATCGTCGGCCTCTTCACCGACAAGGAGGGTCTTTCTCTGATCTACGAGCAGCTGAAGAGCATCATCGGGACAGACcgggaaacacacactcatgtgtCCGTGGTCATCAGCTTCTGTAAGCACTGCGGGGACGACATCGCTGGGCTGCTGCCCCGCAAGGTGAAGCTGGCCGCTGAGAAGTTCGGACTGGGCTTCCCTCCGAGCGAGATTATCAGCACGGAGAAGCAGACGCCCTTCCAGAACCTGCTGAGGGAATACTTCACCTCCCTCACCAAACACCTGAAGAAGGACCACCGCGAGCTGCAGAACACCGAGAGGCAGAACAGGTGACTCTTCATCTTTAGAGTAGTGCACCTTAGCACTGTTTGCtacttaaaacaaaaagatattaACAAATATATGACAAAAGTAATCCTACGTTTTGTCACTCTTGGTTGATAactcctcttccctttttctcGTCCTCTTCAGGCGTATCCTACATTCCAAAGGTGAGCTGAGCGAGGACCGACACAAGCAGTATGAAGAGTTTGCGACCTCCTACCAGAAGCTGCTGGCCAACACTCAGTCTCTGGCCGACCTGCTGGACGAAAACATGCCCGACCTGCCTCAGGACAAGACGGTGCAGGAGGGTGTGTGGCCTTTCTTTTTCACAATTTAGATTAAAAGGCTGTTTTTCAAGatataacacatttgtttaatcGGAGTCCACAAGACGTCTTGAAAATTGGaagaattgttgtttttaaatattattaattatttcaaGGTTTCCGGCAGatccttaaaaagtcttaaaaggCACTGAATCcatatgcatttatttctgtatgaACTGTAGTTTACATTAAGTTGAGGAAGTTCTGTAAACATTTGTGATTGTCTTCATAACAACTTAATTGTGATTTAAATTACTtgagttttacttttaaaaggcGTACGAGCTTCTTGTATCTCATGTTTTTTGTCTGTTACTCTCTCAGAGCACGGCCCTGGGATCGACATCTTCACCCCCGGGAAGCCCGGAGAGTACGACCTGGAGGGCGGGATCTGGGAAGATGAAGACGCTCGTAACTTCTACGAGAACCTGGTGGACCTGAAGGCCTTCGTCCCCGCCATCCTCTTCAAAGACAACGAGAAGGGCAAAGACAAGGACGACGGCAAAGGTACGTCTGATGAATCTCAAAGACAGACGAAGAAAATTAGATTCCGTTCTGACCgttgatgtttttgttcagaCGGAAAAGAGGGGAAGGACGCGGCGAGCACCAcggaggagctggagctggagctggaggctCTCGACATCACAGACGAACCTCTGGAGCTGGAGGGACCGGACGAGGCGGAGAGTGAGGAACTGGCCAAGAAGCTCCTAGATGAGCAAGGTAGACATGCGCAGCGTTCAGGAAGAGCACCTCGGTTATTAACATGAGCAGTGGATCTTTTAAAAAGGTTGTTTGTCGAtgtgaatgttatttttaagtgtgtattctttatatctgtgtgtgtagaACAAGAGGATGAAGAGGCCAACACGGGCTCTCACCTGAAGCTGATCGTTGACGCCTTCATCCAGCAGCTGCCCAACTGCGTCAACAGAGACCTCATAGACAAGGTGattcacacagaaacatttctaacgttgtgtctgtgtgccatGATGCCGTGCTTTGTGTTAGATTACTTGACATATGCATCTAAATTTACAAATGAGTAATGGCGGGAAGATGAAAGTATCTTTGAGTTACTGAGCTCTGTGTCGACTCCTGCAGGCGGCCATGGATTTCTGCATGAACATGAACACCAAATCCAACAGGAGGAAACTGGTCAGAGCGCTCTTCACCGTCCCCAGGCAGAGGTAACGCTCTTTGTTTATCTACAACCACTACATAGAAGCAGTCTGTGAGAGTCATACATGAGTTCTAAGAGTCCCTGCAGCATCTTAATACGCCATTAAAACATTATCGATGTCAACATATCGCATAAAATGATTTTCAAAGAGGTCGTTTTGAAgagaaaatgttcaaaagaTGTGGGTCTTTTCATGGATGTATTAAATACAGAACATACCAGACTCATTGTGTACCTCCACACGCCACCAGTGGGCGCTATCATCATAGTGCATGGTCTGAATGTCTTCCCATcactgcctcttcctcctcctgcaggttgGATCTCCTTCCCTTCTACTCTCGCCTGGTAGCCACCCTTCATCCCTGCATGTCAGACGTGGCTGAGGATCTCTGCTCCATGCTGAAGGGAGACTTCAGGTTCCACGTACGTCATCTTACTCTTATTCTTACATTAGATTAGACGAGTTACTGAGTGTGTTTTcttacatgtttgtgttgtgccGCTGATGGTGTTGTAGATGCGTAAGAAGGACCAGATCAACATCGAGACCAAAAATAAAACGGTCAGATTTATCGGGAACTCGCCAAGTTCAAGATGTTCTCAAAGACCGACACGCTTCACTGTCTCAAGGTGAGAGGAAAACATCTTTCTCTGAGTCTGCTTTCAATTTTTAGCCATTTATTGttgattattaataatatgaaatgtgtgtttgaacagaTGCTGCTGTCAGATTTCACCCATCACCACATAGAGATGGCGTGCACGCTGCTGGAGACGTGCGGACGCTTCCTCTTCAGATCCCCCGACTCCCACCTGCGCACCAGCGTCTTACTGGTGAGGAAACTGATTTCTATgattgatttgtatttgttaagATAAGGACAGACGGGAGAACTCTCTGAAACCTAGAAAGACTCAAATAGTAAAACTCAAAGACTCTTTACAGCAAAATGCTAGAACAATCGTCTGAATCTCCACCAGTATCAGGTGGTTTATGCTTGGAGACATATTAATTAAGGATGCATTTGTTGAGAAATTCTGGacgtttacatttttgttgttgtagaaAATCATAGCATCATACACAATTCTGAACCAATCAgtcaagctaaccaatcagagcagaccttATTCAAACACATGTTTCCCTGTCTGTTTCCCAGGAGCAAATGATGCGTAAGAAGCAGGCTCAGCATCTGGACGCCCGCTACGTGACGATGGTGGAGAACGCCTACTACTACTGCAACCCTCCGCCCATGGAGAAGAcggtgaagaagaagaggccGCCGCTGCAGGAGTACATCCGGAAGCTTCTCTACAAGGACCTGTCCAAGGTGACCACGGAGAAGGTGCTGCGGCAGATGAGGAAGCTGCCGTGGCAGGACCCGGAGGTTAAGAGCTACCTGATCTGCTGCATGGTCAACATCTGGAACGTCAAGTACAACAGCATCCACTGCGTCGCTAACCTGCTGGCAGGGCTGGTGGCCTACCAGGAGGACGTCGGGATCCACGTGGTGGACGGGGTGCTGGAGGACATCCGGCTGGGCATGGAGGTGAGGGGGGAGACCCAGTAGTAAATCTTGCTAAGTAACAGACAGGTTGAGACAAGATAAGAAGTCAGTAAAAACAGCTGCTCATCTTAACTGACGGTTTGACGGCGCAGCGAGGAGGAAGTGTCATTATTTTTAGATGTTGAGGACACGAGAGAATGCTGTCTGGCTTCATGCTCATGAGGTTTTACACACCACTCAACACACAACTGAGTAATGTAACACTGTTTTGTCTAAAATCTGCTCCCTAACTGATCTCAAATCAGTCCAATCATCCAGGGTTTAGCTtcctttctttatgtttttgacCGTCATATACAGAGTTAGAGGGAGGGGTTTGTCAGACATAAAAACTCCACTTATATATTTCCCTTTACCTCCAGGTGAACCAGCCCAAGTTCAACCAGCGGCGCATCAGCAGCGCTAAGTTCCTGGGCGAGCTCTACAACTACCGCATGGTGGAGTCAGGCCGTCATCTTCCGGACCCTCTTCTCCTTCATCTCCTTCGGGATCAACCAGGACGGCAGCCCCAGCGCCTTGGATCCTCCGGAGCACCTGTTCAGGATCCGGCTGGTCTGCACGCTGCTGGATACCTGCGGGCAGTATTTCGACCGTGGGTCCAGCAAGAGGAAACTCGATTGCTTCCTCATCTACTTCCAGGCAAGTCCACCCATAATGcacctccacttcctgtcttaaGATCCTCGGTATCTAGTAGAAGTAGTCCGAAATCACTCCCTTTATCACTGACTCCCaaatgaataacacattttactcTTTAGTGAGATCTCACACTTATTAATGCCACTATAAATAAAGCTGTGGTTCTAAATTGAGAAGGGAATTTATTTGAATGGATCGCAAATGGATTACATTTcgcaaaataaaatgacattaaattTCATTTTCTGACGGCGTATTAGAACCATTTTGGGTTGAAAAGGTTGTGATTAAAGTCatacatttacaagaaaaagaCTGAGACTATTCACTGGAAAAAGAAAGCCATATCTTTAAGTTCAAATAAAGTTTACTGAATAAATCTGTAAACATCTTTTGGATTAAAGTCACAAATTAAGGAGCATAATCTTGAGTATCTTCTGAGTTTATAAAGTCATGAAAttgcaatgaaaaataataaatacaattaatttacaaaataaatacaattaaaacaacacagcccaaatattaaataataatcatatgaATTAATGCtgttctgtgtgtctgcagcgcTACATCTGGTGGAAGAAGAGCACCGAGATCTGGACCAAAGATCACCCGTTCCCTATCGACATCGACTACATGATCAGCGACACCCTGGAGCTGCTGCGGCCCAAGATGAGGCTCAGCTGCTCCCTGGAGGAGGCCACCAAGCACGTCTCCGACCTGGAGAAGGAGGTGCTCTTCAAACTGGGTAAGAGCACATCTACACATCAGTGGTTCTGTCactactgcagcacaggcagcatgggaagaataaagagctttctgaacattaaagcatggagacatgtcccaggagagacactacatactatAAACGGATAAAGGAATGTGTTAAAGTGAGATTGAGATGAGAGTCTGTGTAATCACTGCTCTGAGAGGAAGTGTGATCCGGTGTCTCCGGTCGATCGGC from Eleginops maclovinus isolate JMC-PN-2008 ecotype Puerto Natales chromosome 17, JC_Emac_rtc_rv5, whole genome shotgun sequence harbors:
- the upf2 gene encoding LOW QUALITY PROTEIN: regulator of nonsense transcripts 2 (The sequence of the model RefSeq protein was modified relative to this genomic sequence to represent the inferred CDS: inserted 1 base in 1 codon; deleted 1 base in 1 codon), encoding MTDVCFATISSMPAERKRSVNMDEKDVCTFSNKEKEKDRDGERRPDGERRPTSARDKGKDEAKMSGKKDSSKEEKRKRIEEEKKKKEEKDRKKKEEEKLKAEEEQKKKEEEEKKQQEEQEKQLQEEEARKQREEEAALLKEKEEGHQLHQEAWERHHCRKELRSKNQNAQEGRPEEAFFSRLDSSLKKNTAFVKKLRTLTEQQRDSLSNDFGSLNLSKYIGEAVSSVVEAKLKISDVGCSVHLCSLFHQRYAEFAPLLLQAWKKHFEARKEEKAPNVSKLRTDLRFIAELTIVGLFTDKEGLSLIYEQLKSIIGTDRETHTHVSVVISFCKHCGDDIAGLLPRKVKLAAEKFGLGFPPSEIISTEKQTPFQNLLREYFTSLTKHLKKDHRELQNTERQNRRILHSKGELSEDRHKQYEEFATSYQKLLANTQSLADLLDENMPDLPQDKTVQEEHGPGIDIFTPGKPGEYDLEGGIWEDEDARNFYENLVDLKAFVPAILFKDNEKGKDKDDGKDGKEGKDAASTTEELELELEALDITDEPLELEGPDEAESEELAKKLLDEQEQEDEEANTGSHLKLIVDAFIQQLPNCVNRDLIDKAAMDFCMNMNTKSNRRKLVRALFTVPRQRLDLLPFYSRLVATLHPCMSDVAEDLCSMLKGDFRFHMRKKDQINIETKNKTVRFIGXLAKFKMFSKTDTLHCLKMLLSDFTHHHIEMACTLLETCGRFLFRSPDSHLRTSVLLEQMMRKKQAQHLDARYVTMVENAYYYCNPPPMEKTVKKKRPPLQEYIRKLLYKDLSKVTTEKVLRQMRKLPWQDPEVKSYLICCMVNIWNVKYNSIHCVANLLAGLVAYQEDVGIHVVDGVLEDIRLGMEVNQPKFNQRRISSAKFLGELYNYRMVESAVIFRTLFSFISFGINQDGSPSALDPPEHLFRIRLVCTLLDTCGQYFDRGSSKRKLDCFLIYFQRYIWWKKSTEIWTKDHPFPIDIDYMISDTLELLRPKMRLSCSLEEATKHVSDLEKEVLFKLGLAMEKDGRSSAMSEGEVLDEEDDEGDDDEDVETEEQSGNESEMNEQEEDDGSENELEEREEEEEENTDYLTDSNKENETDEENNEVTIRGGGLKHVACAEDEDFIQALDKMMLENLQQRSGETVKVHQLDVAIPLQLKSQLKKSGSREPVIGAEDADISDTMQFVMLTRKGNKQQYKILNVPLSSHLAANHFNQQQAEQEERMRMKKLTLDINERQEQEDYQEMMASLAQRPAPANTNRERRPRYQHPKGAPNADLIFKTGGRRR